The Prunus dulcis chromosome 5, ALMONDv2, whole genome shotgun sequence genomic sequence aataaaatattaaggGATTAGATTAGTGTCTCTAGCATTACTCATTAGGCTCTAGAAGAACTTGAATCGTCAACCACTTTTTAATGTTTGTTAGTCATTAGTGATATGAGCAGACTTTTTATCTCTAATCCATTAATTTTGCAAATAACTTGTCTTTATATGTGGTTTCATTCAAATTTGATAAACAAGTACACTATTTACATGAATTGATTTGTGGGTTAACCTCAAAGCTTCAAAACAAGGCAGAGATTCTATTTTCTAAGTTCTAAATTCACGACTACCTGCCCTTCGTTTTAAATCTTTTCAGCAatgacttttctttctttcttctagtACGTAAATAGTCAACATAAGGGTTATGGATTATTGCTCAAGATTTTAGCATAGTCCATGTCAAATATTGTGTATGTACACGCAGTGACGCAGACAAACCCAAAACCTGTGTCGCCTTTATATGCATTAGCAGAGAAGTTTCCCTTCCCTTGAATCTGTCCAGGTCTGGCTGCTTCTGCATTATCCTTCAAGTTTTCTCTTCCCAAATTCCTTTTGGGTCAAGAAAtaactaaacaaaaaataagaattacTGTTTGTAGCTATTGTCTGGGAAAAAATTTAGTGCTAGCGTGAAGCAAAGTGTGTGAGAGTGTTTATATCCCCATCTAAGCTAAGGTCTATAGAACTTAACTCCCTGGCTAAATTTAAGTACTAATCCGTAAGCCGTAAAACCAAACTGATTAGTGGTTTAAATAATGATTTAATGGAAAACTGATTAAGGGATTTGAAGTTTTGACTTTTCACATTGTTCGAAATCTTCTAGTTTTCCACAACTTTTCTTGACTTGGCTGATCCTCCAAGCTATCACACACCAACCCGAAATGGCGTTATAAAAAGAGTAAGTAACAACCACGTTCTGCaaaattcatcaaattttcatatatgcATTTGGTATATTTTATAGCAAGTGATTTTTGACTTGGTATTTTCTAATCCATATATTTGATATATTCTATTGGTCTCTGATCAGCCTTCTCCAacccttttctctttctctatgtGGTAGAGACAATATGAGCAGCCCAAGTTCAGTACTTGCTATACTTTGCCTTCTCTGCTTTCTTAATGGCCAGGGAATGATAGCAAAGGTGGCTGCAAATAGCCAagtatgttatatatatatatatatgtttccaCATCTCAAACACTCGTTCTTGTTCTTTAAGGTTTTCgttcttgttttctttctttttttcttgaataCGGTGTTCTGATATATCGCTCAACCAACAGGTACACATTGTTTATCTGGGAAAGAGGCAGCATGACAACCCCAAGTTGCTCACAGATTCACATCATGATTTGCTTGCCACCATAGCGGGAAGGTAATTTACATGGATTTAGGAAAAGAAAGACCAATTCTGTGAATTTGAAATCTAGGATGCTTAAATGATCCAAATCTTGAGTAAAATGTTTATTAAGTAATTTGGTTCTTATGCTGCAGCAAGGAATTGGCCTCAGAATTAATGGTATACAGTTATAGACATGGTTTCTCTGGGTTTGCAGCCAAGCTCACAGAGTCTCAAGCCCAAAAACTTTCAggtatattttaaaaagtattgcTATATATAGGTGCAGCAAAGATATGTCTGGTTTGCAATGATTGACAATTATTGACAATATAGATATGTAATGGATTCATGAGTTATACCTTCAGATGTCATCATTAAGTATTGTGCTTATTGTCACTTTTTTATGCTTATGAAATGGTGAACCCTAGAGCTGCCTGGTGTTGTTCGAGTCATACCAAATAGTCTTCACAAGCTGCAAACGACTAGGAGTTGGGATTTTCTTGGCCTCTCTTCTCAATCCCCTTCCAATATTCTTCACAAGAGCAGCATGGGTGATGGAGTTATCATAGGTGTCCTTGACACAGGTTGCTCTCTTTCTATCTCTTAAATAAGCGCACGCACACGCACACGCGCACACTCATACTCCTACTTATGCAATGGTCCCTGAACACAAGCACTCAATGAAACAGGTATTTGGCCGGAGTCTGAATCATTCAATGAAAAAGGCCTGGGGCCAGTTCCATCCCACTGGAAGGGTGTATGTGAATCTGGAGACAGATTCAATGCTACAAAACACTGCAATAGAAAAATCATTGGAGCCCGCTGGTTCATCGATGGACTTCTTGCCGAGTATGGAAAACCACTGAACAGGTCTACGGAGTTCTTGTCTCCCAGAGACGCACATGGACATGGTACTCACACTTCTAGCACTGCAGCTGGTTCTTTTGTGACCAATGTGAGCTACAAGGGCCTTGGTCATGGGACAATCAAAGGGGGTGCCCCAAATGCTCGGTTGGCCATTTATAAGGTTTGCTGGAAAGTGCTTGGAGGCCAATGCTCATCAGCTGATATATTGAAAGCTTTTGATGAAGCCATACATGATGGGGTTGATGTGTTGTCATTGTCAATTGGGTCTTCAATTCCCCTCTTCTCAGACATTGATGAGCGTGACGGCATTGCAACTGGTTCCTTTCATGCTGTGGCCAGGGGAATTACTGTTGTTTGTGGAGCAGCAAATGATGGACCTTCAGCTGAGACGGTTCAGAACACAGCGCCATGGATCATAACCGTAGCAGCAAGCACCATGGATCGATCATTTCCTACTTCGATAACTTTGGGAAATAACAAAACTTTCTTGGTATGTTTTTCTGTGATTGTGGCAAATAACATTCTTGGTATGCATTTCCAACTTCAAGCATATACTTTGTTGTATATGTAGGGACAAGCTATGTTTACAGGGCCAGAGATTGGATTTGCAAGCTTGATATACCCAGAATCCGAAGGGCTTGACCCTACTGCGGCAGGGTAACATGATCTGTTACTTTGTAATACATCCCCCAAATTAGCTTAACAATATGTATTTACGTATAGTTCATTTTCATGAGTTACCCTTTTGCAGTGTGTGCCAATCCCTGTCACTTAACAAAACTATGGTAGCTGGAAAGGTGGTTCTTTGCTTCACTACAGTCAGTCGTAGGACAGCTATAACAGGTGCTTCAGCAGCTGTGAAAGAAGCCGGCGGTGTTGGCCTCATCGTAGCAAAGAATCCAAGTGACGCCTTATATCCATGTAATGAAGACTTCCCATGCATTGAAGTTGACTATGAAATTGGCACCCGAATACTGTTTTACATCCGGTCTACCAGGTAACATTGATTAATTATCGTCCTTGTTGACACCACGATTATTATGGCTAGGTTTGTTTGTGACCCTCAAGTTTTGTTTGGAATGCACAGATCTCCTCTTGTAAAATTGAGACCTCCTAAAACATTTATTGGCAAGCCACTCTCAGCCAAGGTGGCTTATTTTTCATCTAGGGGGCCAAACTCCATTACACGAGCAATTCTTAAGGTATGTATCCACACTACACTGAATGCAAATGTTTAATATATAAGGCAGGGGGCCTATATAGTTCTTGTCCACATAAATCTTTCTCTACTTACCCTGGACACCTACATAAACCAGAC encodes the following:
- the LOC117627602 gene encoding subtilisin-like protease SBT3.4 isoform X1 produces the protein MSSPSSVLAILCLLCFLNGQGMIAKVAANSQVHIVYLGKRQHDNPKLLTDSHHDLLATIAGSKELASELMVYSYRHGFSGFAAKLTESQAQKLSELPGVVRVIPNSLHKLQTTRSWDFLGLSSQSPSNILHKSSMGDGVIIGVLDTGIWPESESFNEKGLGPVPSHWKGVCESGDRFNATKHCNRKIIGARWFIDGLLAEYGKPLNRSTEFLSPRDAHGHGTHTSSTAAGSFVTNVSYKGLGHGTIKGGAPNARLAIYKVCWKVLGGQCSSADILKAFDEAIHDGVDVLSLSIGSSIPLFSDIDERDGIATGSFHAVARGITVVCGAANDGPSAETVQNTAPWIITVAASTMDRSFPTSITLGNNKTFLGQAMFTGPEIGFASLIYPESEGLDPTAAGVCQSLSLNKTMVAGKVVLCFTTVSRRTAITGASAAVKEAGGVGLIVAKNPSDALYPCNEDFPCIEVDYEIGTRILFYIRSTRSPLVKLRPPKTFIGKPLSAKVAYFSSRGPNSITRAILKPDIAAPGVNILAATSPLDALGEGGYVMHSGTSMSTPHVAGIVALLKAMHPNWSPAAIKSALVTTAWRNGPSGLPIFAEGSPQKLANPFDFGGGIMNPNGAADPGLVYDIGKAGYMQYLCARGYNNSAISRLVGQNTKCPIKKPSILNMNLPSITIPSLKNPITIKRSVTNVGAPESIYRATIETPFGTIVSVNPNALVFNSTVRKLDFTIVISTIHRMNTGYYFGSLSWADGVHVVRIPLSVRTEFLQPYDANDD